The Coffea arabica cultivar ET-39 chromosome 1e, Coffea Arabica ET-39 HiFi, whole genome shotgun sequence genome has a window encoding:
- the LOC113718406 gene encoding uncharacterized protein — MSGSGGFAVSRSHGGDRFYNPPAMRQQQQQQMILQQQQQLQHLQRQQQLAQLQRASKSDSAATAATSLDAGNRTDSDDSLPTLSKPSSVRSPSPPIPPAPSVTNLDRFLESVTPFITAHHSSEAYARVRRTKEAELHPFYCLGDLWESFNEWSVYGVGVPLLLNGKDHVKQYYVPFLSGIQLYVDPLKPRSTIRRTCEESDAESSRENSSCGSSDCEADKRSKAEGLRNQHLLANLNSRRLNRLSLREKSVTSSSSDDAEICNSPGQLLFEYLEQEQPHRRKPLVDKISVLASQFPELRKCRSCDLLPSSWISVAWYPIYRIPMGPTLRDLDASFLTFHYLSTHTRSNSQPQFHGSSCRKVHPFADASSKISLPVFGLASYKLKGSILNPCGPHECEQENSLLQAAGDWLQQLQVALPDYQFFRAHYSQWR; from the exons ATGTCGGGTTCCGGAGGCTTCGCCGTTTCGCGGAGCCATGGCGGAGACAGATTTTATAATCCCCCAGCGATgaggcagcagcagcagcagcagatgATTttacagcagcagcagcagctacAGCATTTACAGAGACAGCAGCAGCTGGCTCAGCTGCAAAGGGCATCTAAGTCGGATTCTGCCGCTACCGCGGCGACATCTCTGGACGCCGGGAATCGGACCGACTCCGACGATTCCTTGCCGACATTGTCCAAACCGTCCTCAGTTCGCTCCCCTTCGCCTCCAATACCTCCAGCTCCCAGCGTCACTAACTTGGATCGGTTTTTGGAGTCGGTTACCCCTTTCATTACCGCCCACCACTCGTCTGAG GCATACGCAAGGGTACGGAGAACCAAGGAAGCAGAGCTGCATCCTTTCTATTGCCTCGGGGATCTATGGGAATCATTTAATGAGTGGAGTGTCTATGGAGTTGGAGTGCCATTGTTGTTGAACGGGAAAGACCATGTCAAACAATATTATGTGCCCTTCCTGTCGGGTATACAATTGTATGTTGACCCGTTGAAGCCCCGTTCAACCATTAG gaGGACCTGTGAGGAGAGTGATGCTGAGTCATCAAGGGAGAACAGTAGCTGTGGCAGCAGCGACTGTGAAGCAGATAAGAGATCCAAAGCTGAAGGATTGCGGAATCAGCACCTCCTCGCAAACTTGAATAGCCGACGACTAAATCGACTTTCATTGAGAGAAAAATCTGTTACGAGTTCATCAAGTGATGATGCTGAAATTTGTAATTCACCTGGACAACTCTTGTTTGAGTATTTGGAACAAGAGCAGCCGCATCGTCGTAAACCATTAGTTGATAAG ATTTCAGTTCTTGCATCTCAATTTCCAGAACTGAGAAAGTGTAGGAGCTGCGATTTACTCCCCTCTAGTTGGATCTCTGTAGCATG GTACCCAATATATAGAATACCCATGGGTCCAACATTACGGGATCTGGATGCATCTTTTCTGACCTTCCATTACCTGTCAACACACACTAGAa GTAATAGTCAGCCACAATTTCATGGTTCCAGTTGTAGGAAAGTCCATCCATTTGCTGATGCATCTTCAAAAATTTCTTTACCAGTCTTTGGACTTGCTTCTTATAAGTTGAAAGGTTCAATTTTGAATCCATGTGGACCTCATGAATGTGAGCAAGAGAATTCTCTTCTGCAAGCCGCTGGTGATTGGCTTCAGCAGTTGCAAGTTGCTCTTCCCGATTACCAATTTTTCCGTGCTCATTACTCTCAGTGGAGATGA
- the LOC113718425 gene encoding protein DEHYDRATION-INDUCED 19 homolog 7-like isoform X3: MADLDQDWEIRISTSSSSSKKGTAACLPPPDSYIDVEEEEEEEDAEEYDDDVDDDDTGSDEKLGLACPFCSEDFDVLELYCHVDVVHHKEARAQICPVCVSKVETNMAVHLITQHETILKILCKKKFRNGGSHPALSSLKKELWDEHLHSPPKGSRVSSSSAVESDSLLLPFLYNPQPEIVIPLIEGSSLGSDSPDSNLESSGNVNLSALPDKDEEKAQRCEFIRGLLVSTILGDQL, encoded by the exons ATGGCCGATCTCGACCAGGATTGGGAAATTCGGATTTCCACCTCCTCCTCTTCTTCAAAAAAGGGCACTGCTGCTTGTCTGCCTCCTCCTG ACAGTTATATTGATGttgaagaggaggaggaggaggaggatgctGAAGAGTACGATGACGACGTCGATGATGACGACACCGGCTCTGATGAAAAGTTGGGATTGGCATGCCCCTTTTGTTCCGAGGATTTTGACGTCCTAGAATTATACTGTCATGTTGATGTCGTCCATCACAAGGAGGCCAGAGCTCAA ATTTGTCCAGTTTGTGTTTCAAAGGTGGAGACGAACATGGCTGTACATCTAATTACTCAGCACGAGACTATCTTGAAGAT TCTTTGCAAAAAGAAATTCCGCAATGGTGGGTCTCATCCAGCCCTTTCTTCCTTGAAAAAGGAGTTATGGGATGAACATTTGCACTCACCTCCTAAGGGTTCTCGCGTCAGTTCTTCTTCTGCTGTAGAATCTGATTCTCTCCTTTTACCGTTTCTCTACAATCCTCAACCTGAAATAGTTATACCTCTGATTGAAGGAAGCTCATTAGGGAGCGATTCACCTGATAGTAACTTAGAAAG CAGCGGAAATGTCAACTTGTCTGCTCTTCCTGACAAGGATGAAGAGAAGGCTCAGAGATGTGAATTTATACGTGGCTTATTGGTTTCCACCATTTTGGGCGACCAACTCTGA
- the LOC113718425 gene encoding protein DEHYDRATION-INDUCED 19 homolog 7-like isoform X2, producing the protein MADLDQDWEIRISTSSSSSKKGTAACLPPPEVINVGADSYIDVEEEEEEEDAEEYDDDVDDDDTGSDEKLGLACPFCSEDFDVLELYCHVDVVHHKEARAQICPVCVSKVETNMAVHLITQHETILKILCKKKFRNGGSHPALSSLKKELWDEHLHSPPKGSRVSSSSAVESDSLLLPFLYNPQPEIVIPLIEGSSLGSDSPDSNLESGNVNLSALPDKDEEKAQRCEFIRGLLVSTILGDQL; encoded by the exons ATGGCCGATCTCGACCAGGATTGGGAAATTCGGATTTCCACCTCCTCCTCTTCTTCAAAAAAGGGCACTGCTGCTTGTCTGCCTCCTCCTG aggTTATTAATGTTGGAGCAGACAGTTATATTGATGttgaagaggaggaggaggaggaggatgctGAAGAGTACGATGACGACGTCGATGATGACGACACCGGCTCTGATGAAAAGTTGGGATTGGCATGCCCCTTTTGTTCCGAGGATTTTGACGTCCTAGAATTATACTGTCATGTTGATGTCGTCCATCACAAGGAGGCCAGAGCTCAA ATTTGTCCAGTTTGTGTTTCAAAGGTGGAGACGAACATGGCTGTACATCTAATTACTCAGCACGAGACTATCTTGAAGAT TCTTTGCAAAAAGAAATTCCGCAATGGTGGGTCTCATCCAGCCCTTTCTTCCTTGAAAAAGGAGTTATGGGATGAACATTTGCACTCACCTCCTAAGGGTTCTCGCGTCAGTTCTTCTTCTGCTGTAGAATCTGATTCTCTCCTTTTACCGTTTCTCTACAATCCTCAACCTGAAATAGTTATACCTCTGATTGAAGGAAGCTCATTAGGGAGCGATTCACCTGATAGTAACTTAGAAAG CGGAAATGTCAACTTGTCTGCTCTTCCTGACAAGGATGAAGAGAAGGCTCAGAGATGTGAATTTATACGTGGCTTATTGGTTTCCACCATTTTGGGCGACCAACTCTGA
- the LOC113718425 gene encoding protein DEHYDRATION-INDUCED 19 homolog 7-like isoform X1, whose product MADLDQDWEIRISTSSSSSKKGTAACLPPPEVINVGADSYIDVEEEEEEEDAEEYDDDVDDDDTGSDEKLGLACPFCSEDFDVLELYCHVDVVHHKEARAQICPVCVSKVETNMAVHLITQHETILKILCKKKFRNGGSHPALSSLKKELWDEHLHSPPKGSRVSSSSAVESDSLLLPFLYNPQPEIVIPLIEGSSLGSDSPDSNLESSGNVNLSALPDKDEEKAQRCEFIRGLLVSTILGDQL is encoded by the exons ATGGCCGATCTCGACCAGGATTGGGAAATTCGGATTTCCACCTCCTCCTCTTCTTCAAAAAAGGGCACTGCTGCTTGTCTGCCTCCTCCTG aggTTATTAATGTTGGAGCAGACAGTTATATTGATGttgaagaggaggaggaggaggaggatgctGAAGAGTACGATGACGACGTCGATGATGACGACACCGGCTCTGATGAAAAGTTGGGATTGGCATGCCCCTTTTGTTCCGAGGATTTTGACGTCCTAGAATTATACTGTCATGTTGATGTCGTCCATCACAAGGAGGCCAGAGCTCAA ATTTGTCCAGTTTGTGTTTCAAAGGTGGAGACGAACATGGCTGTACATCTAATTACTCAGCACGAGACTATCTTGAAGAT TCTTTGCAAAAAGAAATTCCGCAATGGTGGGTCTCATCCAGCCCTTTCTTCCTTGAAAAAGGAGTTATGGGATGAACATTTGCACTCACCTCCTAAGGGTTCTCGCGTCAGTTCTTCTTCTGCTGTAGAATCTGATTCTCTCCTTTTACCGTTTCTCTACAATCCTCAACCTGAAATAGTTATACCTCTGATTGAAGGAAGCTCATTAGGGAGCGATTCACCTGATAGTAACTTAGAAAG CAGCGGAAATGTCAACTTGTCTGCTCTTCCTGACAAGGATGAAGAGAAGGCTCAGAGATGTGAATTTATACGTGGCTTATTGGTTTCCACCATTTTGGGCGACCAACTCTGA